Within the Plutella xylostella chromosome 20, ilPluXylo3.1, whole genome shotgun sequence genome, the region aaagtatacagTGTGTaccaaagatttaattttggtAATTCAAAAGAACGTTAAACACATTACTTTACAAAATGCAGCTATGTTGATATTAATGTGTCTATGATTTCAAGGACTGTTTTGATATAAACATGGTTTTCTTTAGTCTGAAAcagaatatttctttattacttaacatttaagtaggtataggtatagtcatagaataacaagaaGAACAACAATATATGTTTCGTTTAATAGCATTATTTGCAGCATAGGTCTGCTTCTAACCTGCGAGGTCAACACGCACGCTCGGAAGAAGAGTTGTGATAAGTACCGGGAAAATCCATTTTCCCGACCATACATAATTGTATGTATAGTATGTCGAAACTCTCTTTATTTTCGCGATTGTATAATACAATGTTCTCAATATTTCGGATATAttagttattaagtacctacattatttgtcGAGCGGGAAGTtcactaataaaattacaccctgtatatttaaataaatattatcataGAAAATACTTACTCTATGTTAAGTGCTTTTACAATATGGCTCCATTTCTGatcataaataacatttttgtttcCATTCAATAGATCCGTTATAGACGTTACTATCATTTTGAGATAGTCACACTCGTCagtgtatgtttttataaGCAAATGATTGAAAATATTTGGTACAAAGTAAGTGAGACAAGTATGAACTCTGAATACAGTTTGGTTGACATCAACAGCATTCTGTCGAGTTTTGGCTCCCACAATTGTAATCAGACTATCTCTCATGGTTTCGTTGAATCTACAAACAAATA harbors:
- the LOC105383241 gene encoding uncharacterized protein LOC105383241 — translated: MNDVMAREIRGAVIKYYRIRHLHDFTNYIISLEDVMEIVDHCLLDPVEKLQQTSIQFEEIIKNFEDTRTFELVEKCRDQLPDEVAVAHCMLHQAVVFNETMRDSLITIVGAKTRQNAVDVNQTVFRVHTCLTYFVPNIFNHLLIKTYTDECDYLKMIVTSITDLLNGNKNVIYDQKWSHIVKALNIELKKTMFISKQSLKS